Part of the Dehalococcoidia bacterium genome is shown below.
TGCACATAGGTTACATGCCAGGACAGACGGATATCAAGCCGCCGGCTGAGTGGTTCACCTTCAATCCCCAGACAATGACCCTCGATCCAGACGAACATCAGTTTGTGTCGATATCCCTGACGATACCCGCCGAGGCCGAGACAGGTGACTACTTCGCTTGTGTTGAGTCTCGTCTTGCATACGGGCTGGTAGACGGGGAATCGATACCGATGAGCCTAGGCGTCTGCACCGAGCTGCCTTTCCGAGTCATTTCTCATACTACCACTCCGACTCCCACTCCTGCAACCACGACCACTCCCACTCCTGCAACCACGACCACTCCTACTCCTGCAACCACGCCCACTCCTACACCGACACCCACGCCAACGCCAACACCTACACCGGCTTCGGCATCTAGCGGACTACCGCCCTGGATCTGGCCCGTTGTTGGTGTACTCTGTGCTGCATTGGTGTTACTTGCAGCCATCATTTACCTTCCTAAGCTTAGGAAGACGCCCAATGAGCCTGAAGATATTACGTATGAAGGTATCAGATGTCCATTGTGCGACTCTAAAATGGTTATAAGGACAGCAAAGCAAGGTCCAGATGCTGGCCGTGAATTCTATGTTTGTACTCTTTATCCTGCGTGTAAGGGGAAAATTACCGTGGAGTAGCCCAAGCTAGATTGAGTATAAGGGGCTACCCGATAATGGGTGGCCCCTCTTTATCTGTCTATGGCTCACGCTCAAGCCGTAACTGGTATTGTGACGCTCCCCGTCGGTGGTAGTTTTTATGGTAAACTGTGTCGTCTCGTAGTTTTGGGTTCCAGAGCGGACAGACTAACCATCTCAGACTATATGGGACGTCGTACCTGGCTCATCATCCGAAGACCGATGCTCTTGTCCGCTGAGCTACGGGCGCTCTTTCTCTCTGTGGGTTATTTCCCGAAAGCAGGGACATTCGCCGCTAAGCTTCAGCAAAAAGGATTTGCCCAGCTTATTGAGATTGCTGAAATAGTCTCAATCAACCCCCTAATCCCCCAATCTTGGGGGACTATTTATATCTGGGGGACACCCCCAGACCCCCGGCCCCGATTATATCGGGGCACCTCTTTTTCAGCGGTCTCTTATTATATTAAAAGGGTGAGCGGAGGGATTTGAACCCTCGATCTCCAGGGCCACAACCTGGCGCCTTAACCACTAGGCTACGCCCACCACCTGATACCACTTTAGCATAACCTCCCGCTATCAGCCATAATTACTGAAGCCGACGCTAATCGGGGGTAGGATTGCTTGTATAAGCCTTCTTTGTGGAATTTTTAAACGTATAAAAACCTTTCCCCAACCGCTTCACCGGGATATCTGCTCAGCCAGGATGGGAAGCAGTGTATCGTAGGTAGTATCAAGATCCTCCGGAATCAGTCTGGTCTCAGCTAATACTGACACAAAATTTGCATCCCCCTCCCACCTGGGCACCACATGCATATGAAGGTGGTCGGCGATGCCCGCCCCGGCAACCCTTCCCATGTTCATGCCGATATTATAGCCCGCGGGCGATAGGGCTCTGGTCAGCGCAGCAATGCCGGCCCGGGTGAGAGCGATCATTTCATAGAGCGATTTATCATCCAAACGCTCCATACTCGCCTCATGCCGGTAGGGAGCGATCATCAGGTGACCGTTGGTATAGGGGAAGAGATTGAGCATAATGTAGCAAGTTTCGCCCCGATAGAGGATATAGTTTTCCCTATCACTCGCTACAGGGCTCTGCGGTTTCATGCAGAGCAAGCAACCTGGCGGTTTTTCACCCAAAATATACCCCCTTCTCCAGGGCGTCCATAGTGTCTTCAACAGCCATCCCTCAGTAACTGAGTCTGAGTCGAGCGTCAGGCAGGTTGATTCTAACATATTATCCTTAGCTATTCAACGTAAATCGTTCATGTCACTTGTGGCACATTATCCCAATGTCACCCCAACCCCGATATGACGAATGGATGGCAAAAGGATACTTTAGATTGTTAGCCCAGCTTACCCTGAGCCAGATTCCCTCGCTTTCTCTGTTGCCACACAAAGAAGGAGAGCAACGGGATTAGAGTGAATTTGAAGTGTGATTCACCACGCAGAATACCCATTTATACCTGTAACTGAGCCATCTGAGCACTACCACATACAGGTATTTTGTATGCTATAATGAGCAATAGCTATGAGCCAATGCTGAATTTCGAGGTACGACGGTTTGTATGATGCAATAATAGTGGGCGCAGGCCCTACCGGAAGCTACATCGCTCACCGCCTGGCGAGCCTGGGGCATAGGATAGTTGTTTTCGAGGAGCACGAGCATATCGGTGAGCCAATGAACTGCACCGGGATTATCGGGGCGGAGTGCGTCGAGCACTTCCCCCTCTTCGATGGCATGGTTTTGAGGGAGGTAAGCTCAGCCAGGCTATTCAGCCCCTCAAGGAAGGAGCTAAGGCTGGAGCGGGATAGCGTTCAAGCCTATACTATCGATCGTGCTGCCTTCGACCGCTCTCTCGCCGAGAAAGCTCAAGGGCAAGGAGCTCACTACATTACAGGTAGCAGGGTGACGGATGTAGCAGTTTTGAATCACCATGTCAGGGTTAAAACGAAGGATCAAAAAACCTGCGATGCCAAGACTGCAGTCATTGCCAGCGGACTAAACTCCCCAATCCCCCATAAGCTAGGTTTAGGTAGGGTGGGCGACCTTGTCATGGGGGCTCAGGCTGAGGTGAGCTACCATTGTGGTAATGGGGAAGGTCAGCATGGTGAAAAGAGCGATTTAGAGGTCTATTTCGGGCAGGGGATGGCTCCCGGGTTTTTTGCCTGGTTTGTGCCCACCGCCCCAAAACGGGCGCTGGTTGGGCTCTTCTCTCGAAGAAAACCGGGCGACTACCTCAGGACGCTTCTGGTCACGCTTTCTGAGCAGGGCAGGATAGCATCACCCCGGGCCGAGATCACCTACAGAGGCATTCCGCTAAAGCCGCTGCCTAAAACCTATCTGAAAAGGGTGGTCGTAGTAGGAGATGCCGCAGGACAGGTGAAACCAACCACCGGCGGCGGGGTGTATTATGGCCTGCTGTGTGCCGAGGCGGCCGTCGATACCTTGCACCAGGCACTCGCCACCGATACCTTCTCCGAAAAGCTCTTCTCCAGCTATCAAAAGGCGTGGCAGGAGAGGATCGGGTGGGAGTTGCAGATTGGCTACTTCGCCCGCTGCCTATACGAGAGGCTTTCTGACCGCCAGATCGATCAGTTGTTTCACCTCACTATGTTAAATGGAATCCATGAATCACTGCTCCGGTCACCTGATATATCCTTTGACTGGCACGGCAAGGCCATTATAAAGGGTCTAAATTATCTGGGACCATGGCACGAACTTTTCAGTCAGGGAGGGAAGGATTGAAGATACTGGTTACAGGAGGAGCGGGTTTTATCGGCTCCCACCTGGTTGATGCCTTAATTGAGCGGGGCAATGAAGTGGTGGTGGTGGATAACCTGTCCACCGGATGCCGAGAGAATGTCAATCCACAAACCAAGCTCTATGAGCTAAACATAGGTGACCAGGGGCTGGCGGAGGTCTTTGAGCGGGAAAGGCCGGATATTATATGCCATCACGCCGCGCAAATAGACCTCAGGAGATCGGTTACCGAGCCGCTCTTCGATGCCCAGGAGAACATTCTGGGCAGCCTCAATGTCATCGTTAACTCGGTTCACTACAGGGTGGCGAAGTTTATCTATGCCTCCTCAGGTGGGGCAATCTATGGCGAGCCACAGTCTTTGCCCGTTGACGAAAATCACCCCATAAATCCTGTCTCACAATACGGGGTCTCCAAGCATACCGTGGAGCACTACCTACACTTATATGCCCTCCAATATGGGATCAACTACGTGGTGCTCAGATACGCTAATGTTTATGGTGCCAGGCAGAACCCCTTTGGCGAGGCCGGGGTAGTCGCCATATTCGCTCGCCAGATGCTCGGAGGAAAGCAGCCCACCATATTCGGACCGGGTAATAAGACCCGGGACTATACCCACGTCTCCGATGTTGTAGCAGCCAATCTCCTGGCTACGGAGCGGGGGACAAATGCTATTTGCAATATTGGTACCGGAGTAGAGACCTCGGACCAGGAGATCTACGATGCCGTCGCTGAGGCAGTTGGATACGATGACCCCCCGCTTTACACCTCAGTTCGCCCTGGGGAGGTTCAACGTATGTGCCTCGACTGGAGCAGGGCAGAGCAGGAGCTGGGCTGGCGCCCCACGCTATCACTGAAGGAAGGGATCATTAAAACGGTGGGCTATTTCAAGGCGCAAGCGTAATAGCGATTACTACACAAAGATAGGTTAGAGTATAGTCTTTAACAGATTTACATAATATATGAGACTGCTGAATTAGTCTCAATCAAGCCCCTAATCCCCCCTATACTTGGGGGACTTTTTAATACCGGCAGCCCCACATCCCTGGCAGGAAGTATCGTACACCTCTTTTTCAGCTCTCTATAAACACATTTCGTATTCCCGCTTCAAAGAATATCGCTTCCATACAGTTCTAATCCGCGGTTTCTATTATGCCTAGTAAGTATAGCCCGTTAATAACCATACTCACTGCGATAGCAGCAAGCAACAGGCTAAATACCCGGGAGATCGCCTCTATTCCTCCCTGTCCCATGAACCTAATAATATGATTACTGAGTAGGAATATTAACCAAGCTATGAAGAGATTTAGAATAAATGAGATCACGACAATATATAGAGGGAATTGAGTTGCGAGGAGTAGTAATGTAGTAATCGTCGCTGGACCAACCGTTAAAGGCGTTCCGATCGGTACAATAGCTACCATTTCCTCTTTGATTAACTCTACCATCCGACCTGTTGTCATATACTTAATGGAAAGAACTAGCAGGATAAATCCACCTGCAATCGCAAAAGAGCCTATAGATATGTCCAGAACGTTCAATATAAATTGCCCAAAGAATAAAAAGGTAAAACCTACAAGGGCCGCAGTAATCATGGCAATATGAATCATCCTCTTTCTCTCAGGCGTGGACATATCCTCACTCGAAGAGATAACAAATGGCAAAGTCCCCAAAGCATCTATAACGATGAACAGGGGAATAAAAGTAAATATGAAGGATTCAGGATAGCTGTACACCATATATCATTCTCCTCCCATAGACTACCATATAACCAAATAAATAAAAATGGCCGAGAAATCGACTATCATCATCGGGGGAGGGCTGGCCAGCCTGTCTACCAAACACCTGAGGCATGCTGCAGATGACCCGAAAACCTGGTGAGCTTAGTGCTACTAGAAAGGCTCGCCGTGAGGCGAGCCCCTCGCTTAGTATTAAATTAACTCTATCCGGCGTATTAATACATCGTGATTCTCACCGGGGGATAATTATTGACCTTAACAAATAATGGTGAGCGCTGCTAGGCAACCTTTTGCTCTTTAACCGTTTCGCCCTTCTTTTCCTCTTTTTCGACCTTTGGCACCTCTGACCCCATCTTCCCCCGTCTGCTAATGAAAGTGCCTACGCCGGATATATTCTTCATGAAATAGCTTATCCCCTGAATTGAAAGCGCCACCCGTAATATCCCGCGCACATCCTCCGGGAAAAGGGTTATCTCGTAGTTCCAGTTAACCGGCTCCACGATAATGCCACGCATACAGACCTTGCCCTCTTCAAGTGCCAGATTACCCTTGCTCAGGTCGATAACCAGTTCACGCTCTCCTAGACCTTTTGACCAAAATCTCATTTTAAGTAGTCACCTCTATACTATTAGACTAACCCTCATGAACTGCGCTTGGCTTTTTTCCTTGGCTTCTCCTTGCCAGCTCGCCGCATAATAAATCTGTTATAACCAAAGGTCAATACAAACTTTGGGTTTTTGCCGAAAAGGCGTAATACCGGCGACGACAAGAGCATATGTAAAAGTCCCGGGATATCCTCCTTGGTAAATGTAAACTGGCAATCCCAGATGATCCCCTTGTCTCGCACAATTCCTTTAGCTTTTAGAGTTCCACCTTCCAGTTCCAAATCGGTTTTGAACCAGTCCGCAAATAATGCCTGTTTCCCTAGACCCCTCGACCACACTTTCATTTTACATAATCCGCAATATTACCCTATTGCCCTCCTTTTCATACCTTCTCACCGCCACAACAACCCCATAGATTGTACAGTATGCAATACGAGACGTCAACCTTACTGTAACTAGGATGCCGTATAAGGCGCCTCCGGCAGCTACATCATGGAATATCCGCCACTTGCGCTGAGTGTTTGGCCAGTGATAAAGTTGGCGGCATCCGATGCCAGAAATACCATTGCATTGCCGATGTCCTCTGATGTACCCAGTCGGCGCAGCGGGTAAGCCTTGATGATCTTTCCCTTTATCTCATCGGTGAAGAAACTACGAGAGAGCTTCCAACCACTTTCCTCACCATACTCATCTTCGGCCTTAGGGATGGTAACTCCGGGACATACGACGTTAAGCCGCACATTGTAGCGGCCAACCTCCCGGGCAACTGCCTTGGTAAATGCGATAACCGCGCCCTTAGTGCCCCCGTAGACTGCCTCTCGAAACTCACCGATGCGCCCCGCATCGGAGCCTGTGCTTAGGATGACACCCCTATTGCGCTCTATCATGTGGCCCAGCACCGCCTTGGTGCAGTTCAGCACGCTCCGATAGTTGATAGCTATTACCTTGTCCCAGAAATCTGGCGTTGTATCGATAAAGAGTTGCTGCAGGTCCCAGCCCACGTTATTTATCAGAACATCCACCGCACCGAATTCATCTATTGTCTTCTTAACCATCGCTTCCACATCAGCGTAGTCAGTGACATCAGTCTTCACTGCAATAGCCTTGCTTCCAAAGGTCTCGACTTCCTCTGCCACCTTGCCGGCCTGTTTTTCATCAAGGTCGGCGATCACGAGATTAGTGCCCTCTTTAGCAAAGCACAGGGTAATTCCGCGCCCGATATTAGACGCCCCACCAGTGATGATCACGGTCTTTCCCTTTAGTCCCAGTTCCATTTACAATCCTCCTTTTTTATCCTCTACTAGGTAAGATAGGACATAAAGCCTCTATCGCTTACCTATAGTGAGATTCCAGTATTTTGCCTTCTTCACCCGTTGGAAATCGGGCTTACGCAAGCAACTTACAACCATCAGTGGTACAGCCGTTCATATATTAATATGACGTCTACTATAACGTCTATCCCAAAGTCAAGGGCTAGCGTCGCGGTAACCCCAGCCCGATAGTGGCCATAATAGTACGCTGAATCTCGGGGGTACCCCCGGCGAAAAGGCAGCCAAGATTGTTTAGGTAGTTACCCGCCATCTCCCCATTGAACGGTGCCTTAATAGATTTCCAGGCCAACTGACCATAGAGTCCCATGATCTCAGTTCCCACGC
Proteins encoded:
- a CDS encoding HIT domain-containing protein is translated as MGEKPPGCLLCMKPQSPVASDRENYILYRGETCYIMLNLFPYTNGHLMIAPYRHEASMERLDDKSLYEMIALTRAGIAALTRALSPAGYNIGMNMGRVAGAGIADHLHMHVVPRWEGDANFVSVLAETRLIPEDLDTTYDTLLPILAEQISR
- a CDS encoding NAD(P)/FAD-dependent oxidoreductase gives rise to the protein MYDAIIVGAGPTGSYIAHRLASLGHRIVVFEEHEHIGEPMNCTGIIGAECVEHFPLFDGMVLREVSSARLFSPSRKELRLERDSVQAYTIDRAAFDRSLAEKAQGQGAHYITGSRVTDVAVLNHHVRVKTKDQKTCDAKTAVIASGLNSPIPHKLGLGRVGDLVMGAQAEVSYHCGNGEGQHGEKSDLEVYFGQGMAPGFFAWFVPTAPKRALVGLFSRRKPGDYLRTLLVTLSEQGRIASPRAEITYRGIPLKPLPKTYLKRVVVVGDAAGQVKPTTGGGVYYGLLCAEAAVDTLHQALATDTFSEKLFSSYQKAWQERIGWELQIGYFARCLYERLSDRQIDQLFHLTMLNGIHESLLRSPDISFDWHGKAIIKGLNYLGPWHELFSQGGKD
- a CDS encoding NAD-dependent epimerase/dehydratase family protein gives rise to the protein MKILVTGGAGFIGSHLVDALIERGNEVVVVDNLSTGCRENVNPQTKLYELNIGDQGLAEVFERERPDIICHHAAQIDLRRSVTEPLFDAQENILGSLNVIVNSVHYRVAKFIYASSGGAIYGEPQSLPVDENHPINPVSQYGVSKHTVEHYLHLYALQYGINYVVLRYANVYGARQNPFGEAGVVAIFARQMLGGKQPTIFGPGNKTRDYTHVSDVVAANLLATERGTNAICNIGTGVETSDQEIYDAVAEAVGYDDPPLYTSVRPGEVQRMCLDWSRAEQELGWRPTLSLKEGIIKTVGYFKAQA
- a CDS encoding MarC family protein; this translates as MVYSYPESFIFTFIPLFIVIDALGTLPFVISSSEDMSTPERKRMIHIAMITAALVGFTFLFFGQFILNVLDISIGSFAIAGGFILLVLSIKYMTTGRMVELIKEEMVAIVPIGTPLTVGPATITTLLLLATQFPLYIVVISFILNLFIAWLIFLLSNHIIRFMGQGGIEAISRVFSLLLAAIAVSMVINGLYLLGIIETAD
- a CDS encoding glucose 1-dehydrogenase, which translates into the protein MELGLKGKTVIITGGASNIGRGITLCFAKEGTNLVIADLDEKQAGKVAEEVETFGSKAIAVKTDVTDYADVEAMVKKTIDEFGAVDVLINNVGWDLQQLFIDTTPDFWDKVIAINYRSVLNCTKAVLGHMIERNRGVILSTGSDAGRIGEFREAVYGGTKGAVIAFTKAVAREVGRYNVRLNVVCPGVTIPKAEDEYGEESGWKLSRSFFTDEIKGKIIKAYPLRRLGTSEDIGNAMVFLASDAANFITGQTLSASGGYSMM